The nucleotide sequence GGTAGCCTAAGAGGATTCAATGGCAAAAGAAGACGTAATCGAAATGCAAGGTACTGTACTGGATACACTACCGAATACTATGTTCCGCGTTGAGCTGGAAAACGGTCACGTAGTGACTGCACACATCTCTGGCAAAATGCGCAAAAACTACATCCGTATCCTGACCGGCGACAAGGTGACAGTTGAGCTGACGCCTTACGATCTGTCTAAAGGCCGCATCGTCTTCCGTTCACGCTAATTTGTGCCGGGCTGGTGAAGCGCAAACTGCCCCC is from Photobacterium sp. TLY01 and encodes:
- the infA gene encoding translation initiation factor IF-1; this translates as MAKEDVIEMQGTVLDTLPNTMFRVELENGHVVTAHISGKMRKNYIRILTGDKVTVELTPYDLSKGRIVFRSR